From Aedes albopictus strain Foshan chromosome 1, AalbF5, whole genome shotgun sequence, one genomic window encodes:
- the LOC115264180 gene encoding chitooligosaccharidolytic beta-N-acetylglucosaminidase, translating into MRTVTSEVQSQLLAVIVVVIVAGCFELSFGSPLYKYRCVRDKCLRQQKDSLKDHEQYLDSLNECRLVCGEFRALWPIPAVVVNLGQETREFVPSDIKFDFHTSPDDADVQNYLNQTTRVFLKNLYKECGRNCNRTTNTRIYFSVKVETTETSLTWTTDESYDLFVEDHEGLLEISIVAPTVFGARHGLETVSQLTALRTYPDGNCLLILTSVNLKDYPHYPHRGLLLDTARNFIPIRAIQRQLDGMASTKLNVLHWHITDSQSFPLEMPSLPLMTKYGAYSEKQIYTQQDVRSVFEYAKLRGIRVLLEFDAPAHAGNGWQWAPAAGFGSLAVCVNQQPWRKLCIEPPCGQLNPANPHLYPTLQKLYADFSGLIPPQEILHMGGDEVFFGCWNATREVVDYLEGQGKSRGEDDFLDLWGEFQANVLRLWDQQRQGLEQLQPTILWSSHLTDPAVIEKYLPKERYVVQTWVESDKDLPLQLVRKGYRLIVSTKNAWYFDHGFWGVTNYYNWRKVYNNKLLKSTKVLGGEACIWTEFIDENSLDSRTWPRLAAVGERLWANPLQDASKAEGRFYRHRERLITRGLRPEAVAPKWCEQNEGECQ; encoded by the exons ATGCGGACGGTCACTTCCGAGGTGCAGTCTCAGCTGCTGGCAGTTATCGTCGTGGTGATTGTCGCCGGTTGTTTTGAGTTGAGTTTCGGTTCTCCACTGTACAAGTATCGTTGCGTTCGGGATAAGTGTCTGAGGCAGCAAAAGGATTCTTTGAAGGACCATGAACAGTACCTGGATAGTCTGAACGAGTGTCGGTTGGTGTGTGGGGAGTTCCGGGCACTGTGGCCCATTCCGGCTGTCGTCGTGAATCTTGGACAGGAAACTCGCGAATTTGTTCCCAGCGATATCAAGTTCGATTTCCATACTAGTCCGGACGATGCCGACGTACAGAACTATCTCAATCAAACAACGCGAGTTTTCTTGAAAAACTTATACAAGGAATGCGGTCGAAACTGCAATCGCACAACCAACACCAGGATATATTTTAGCGTCAAAGTAGAAACGACTGAAACATCACTCACCTGGACCACGGATGAGTCATACGATCTCTTCGTGGAAGACCACGAAGGACTACTTGAGATCTCGATCGTAGCCCCAACGGTGTTCGGCGCCCGCCATGGCCTCGAAACGGTCAGCCAACTAACAGCCCTACGAACGTATCCCGACGGAAATTGCCTGCTCATCCTGACATCGGTCAACCTGAAAGACTACCCTCACTACCCGCACAGAGGACTCCTTCTGGACACGGCCAGGAACTTCATTCCCATTCGAGCCATCCAGCGCCAGCTGGACGGGATGGCGTCCACCAAGTTGAACGTCCTGCACTGGCACATCACCGACTCGCAGAGCTTCCCGCTGGAGATGCCCAGCCTGCCGCTGATGACCAAGTACGGTGCCTACTCGGAGAAGCAGATCTACACGCAGCAGGACGTGCGGAGCGTGTTCGAGTACGCCAAGCTGCGGGGGATTCGAGTGCTGTTGGAGTTCGATGCACCAGCACATGCCG GAAACGGCTGGCAATGGGCCCCAGCGGCCGGTTTCGGCAGCCTTGCCGTCTGCGTCAACCAGCAACCGTGGCGTAAGCTTTGCATCGAACCTCCCTGCGGTCAGCTGAACCCGGCCAACCCGCATCTGTACCCGACGCTGCAGAAACTGTACGCCGACTTCTCCGGCCTGATTCCcccgcaggaaatcctccacatggGAGGTGACGAGGTGTTTTTCGGCTGCTGGAATGCCACTCGGGAGGTTGTAGATTATCTGGAGGGACAGGGCAAGAGTCGAGGGGAGGACGATTTCCTGGATCTGTGGGGAGAGTTCCAGGCGAATGTGCTCCGATTGTGGGATCAACAACGGCAGGGTTTGGAGCAGCTGCAACCGACAATTCTTTGGTCCAGTCATTTGACCGATCCGGCGGTGATTGAAAAGTATCTGCCCAAGGAACGGTACGTAGTGCAGACGTGGGTCGAATCGGATAAGGATCTACCGCTGCAGCTGGTGAGGAAAGGCTATCGATTGATTGTGTCCACTAAGAACGCGTGGTACTTCGATCACGGATTCTGGGGAGTAACGAATTACTACAATTGGCGCAAGGTGTACAACAACAAACTGCTCAAGAGCACCAAGGTGTTGGGTGGAGAGGCTTGCATCTGGACCGAGTTTATCGACGAGAACTCACTGG ATTCCCGCACATGGCCCCGATTGGCTGCGGTGGGAGAACGGCTGTGGGCCAATCCACTGCAGGACGCCTCCAAGGCGGAAGGGCGATTCTACCGGCACCGAGAGAGACTGATAACGCGTGGACTGAGACCCGAAGCCGTGGCACCCAAGTGGTGCGAGCAGAACGAGGGAGAGTGCCAATAG